In the genome of Paenibacillus pabuli, one region contains:
- a CDS encoding SDR family NAD(P)-dependent oxidoreductase — translation MKLDLTGKTALVTGATGQLGRVIARTLADCGADLALHYINNETKAKELQGEIEAIGRKAVIVQGDITKQETAFRMRDTIESNLDHVDIVVANAVIQYAWTTVLEQSPEDYISQFESCVMQSVYLAKAFIPYMKEARAGRFIGINTECAMQNFATQSAYTAGKRGMDGLYRVLAKEVGEYQITVNQVAPGWTISERDRNSDPGHDEGYIQTVPLKRRGEDQEIANAVAFLASDLSSFITGAYIPVSGGNVMPAI, via the coding sequence ATGAAATTGGATCTTACAGGTAAAACTGCGCTCGTGACTGGTGCAACAGGTCAATTGGGAAGAGTCATCGCTCGTACGTTGGCAGACTGTGGTGCTGACCTTGCGCTGCATTACATAAATAATGAAACGAAGGCTAAAGAGCTGCAAGGCGAGATTGAAGCCATTGGTCGTAAAGCAGTCATTGTTCAGGGTGATATCACGAAGCAGGAAACAGCATTTCGAATGCGGGATACAATTGAGTCCAACCTCGACCATGTAGATATTGTGGTTGCCAATGCGGTCATCCAATATGCCTGGACAACGGTGCTGGAACAATCACCAGAGGATTATATAAGCCAGTTCGAATCATGTGTGATGCAGAGTGTGTATCTTGCCAAAGCATTCATCCCTTATATGAAGGAAGCCAGAGCTGGTCGATTTATTGGTATCAATACGGAATGTGCGATGCAAAATTTTGCTACCCAGTCTGCATATACGGCTGGGAAACGTGGCATGGATGGTTTGTACCGTGTGCTGGCAAAAGAAGTGGGCGAATATCAGATTACCGTCAACCAGGTTGCACCTGGATGGACGATTAGTGAGCGCGACCGCAACAGTGACCCGGGACATGATGAAGGTTATATTCAAACGGTACCGCTGAAACGCAGGGGAGAAGATCAGGAAATTGCTAATGCAGTAGCTTTTTTGGCATCCGACCTGTCCTCTTTTATTACAGGTGCTTATATCCCGGTCAGTGGCGGCAATGTGATGCCTGCTATCTAA
- the poxB gene encoding ubiquinone-dependent pyruvate dehydrogenase produces MKKTIADVLVEALLNAGIKRIYGIVGDSLNAVLDSIRRSGKIEWIHVRHEEVAAFAAGADALVSGSIAVCAGSSGPGNMHLINGLYDCHRNRVPVLAIAAHIPSDEIGSEYFQATHPEYLFQECSHYCEVITTAKQMPRSFTMALQTAVSRSGVSVIILPGDVAALEAADLPVPEHVYHATHPVVHPSEPELRKLAEFLNQDKKITLLCGAGCAGAREPLMQLCDRLKSPMVIALRGKEHLEYDNPYSVGLTGLIGYSSGYHAMMDCDVLLMLGTDFPYRQFFPEDAIVLQVDIQSSHLGRRTKLDYGVCGDVKATLEALLPYLTVEHSDKHLHKSVERYEKVRKELDELAVGKPGKTPIHPQYLTKVISDAAAENAIFTCDVGTPTVWAARYIKMSRNRRLLGSFNHGTMANALPQAIGAQVSNPGRQVISLSGDGGIAMLMGDLLTLKQHNLPIKVVVFNNGALSFVELEMKAAGLLESGTELVNPNFAMVAQAMGLEGIRVEDPADLEEAVERALQHEGPVLIDVVVNRQELSLPPKINIKQAEGFTLWMMKAVLNGRGDELIELAKTNLLR; encoded by the coding sequence ATGAAAAAAACAATTGCAGACGTTCTGGTCGAAGCACTATTGAACGCAGGCATCAAACGCATCTATGGTATCGTTGGAGACTCCTTGAATGCGGTACTCGATTCCATCCGTCGTTCGGGTAAAATTGAATGGATTCATGTTCGCCATGAGGAAGTGGCTGCTTTTGCCGCTGGAGCTGATGCTCTAGTGAGCGGAAGTATTGCCGTATGTGCGGGTAGCAGCGGACCAGGAAACATGCACCTGATTAATGGTCTGTACGACTGTCATCGGAACCGTGTACCGGTACTTGCCATCGCCGCTCATATTCCGAGTGATGAGATCGGGAGTGAGTACTTTCAGGCAACTCATCCAGAGTATTTGTTTCAGGAATGCAGTCATTATTGCGAGGTTATTACAACAGCCAAACAGATGCCGCGTTCCTTTACGATGGCGCTACAAACCGCAGTCTCCCGTTCAGGCGTTTCCGTCATCATATTGCCTGGGGATGTCGCGGCTCTGGAAGCTGCTGATCTGCCTGTTCCGGAGCATGTGTATCATGCCACACATCCGGTTGTACATCCCTCAGAGCCAGAACTTCGGAAACTGGCAGAATTTCTGAATCAGGACAAAAAAATTACGTTGCTGTGCGGAGCAGGCTGCGCTGGCGCACGGGAACCTTTGATGCAGCTCTGTGATCGCTTGAAATCCCCAATGGTTATTGCACTGCGAGGCAAGGAACATCTGGAATACGATAACCCATATTCAGTGGGTCTCACGGGATTAATCGGGTATTCCTCCGGCTATCATGCCATGATGGACTGTGATGTGCTTCTGATGCTGGGGACAGATTTTCCGTATCGTCAATTTTTCCCGGAAGATGCGATTGTACTCCAAGTGGATATTCAGTCTTCACACCTTGGCCGCCGTACAAAGCTCGATTACGGAGTGTGCGGAGACGTGAAAGCTACGCTTGAAGCATTGTTACCTTATCTGACGGTAGAGCATAGCGACAAACATTTGCATAAAAGTGTAGAACGTTACGAGAAAGTTCGTAAAGAATTGGATGAGCTTGCCGTAGGAAAACCTGGAAAAACGCCAATTCATCCACAATATCTAACCAAGGTCATCAGTGATGCTGCAGCGGAAAATGCGATCTTTACCTGCGATGTAGGTACACCTACGGTATGGGCTGCTCGCTACATTAAAATGAGCCGCAATCGCCGTTTGCTGGGTTCATTTAATCATGGCACCATGGCGAATGCTCTTCCACAGGCGATTGGTGCACAAGTGTCAAATCCGGGAAGACAAGTGATCTCCTTATCCGGTGATGGCGGCATTGCCATGCTGATGGGTGATCTTCTGACGCTTAAACAGCATAACCTTCCGATTAAAGTTGTCGTGTTTAACAACGGTGCACTCAGTTTTGTTGAACTGGAGATGAAAGCTGCGGGGTTACTTGAATCGGGTACCGAGCTTGTAAATCCCAACTTTGCCATGGTAGCCCAAGCGATGGGCCTGGAGGGAATACGGGTTGAAGATCCGGCTGATCTGGAAGAGGCTGTAGAGCGTGCATTACAGCATGAGGGTCCTGTTCTGATTGATGTTGTGGTGAATCGACAAGAACTGTCCCTTCCTCCGAAGATTAATATAAAACAGGCCGAAGGCTTCACCTTATGGATGATGAAGGCGGTACTGAATGGACGTGGCGATGAGCTTATTGAGCTGGCCAAAACCAATTTGCTAAGATAG
- a CDS encoding SDR family NAD(P)-dependent oxidoreductase — translation MSHKGKVAIITGAGSGLGQATALKLAEKGASIVVVDLVAETGLETVKQIEKLGGKAIFVQTDVSKANEVENYVNKTIEEFGRIDMFFNNAGIAGPGVKLIEHTIEQFDQIIDINLRSVFYGLKYVITEMLKTGGGSIVNTASTAGIVGVQAVAPYAATKHGVVGLTRTAAIEYGKDNIRVNAIAPGTIETPMVVQFGKDNPEVFKATLDSIPSGRLGKPEEIANLVSFLLGDEAPYINGAVYPIDGAVTAQ, via the coding sequence ATGAGTCACAAAGGAAAAGTAGCAATTATCACTGGAGCAGGAAGTGGATTGGGACAAGCGACCGCACTGAAGCTGGCTGAGAAGGGCGCATCTATTGTGGTCGTTGATCTCGTGGCAGAGACGGGGTTGGAAACTGTAAAACAGATTGAGAAGCTGGGTGGTAAAGCGATTTTTGTACAAACGGATGTAAGCAAGGCGAACGAGGTAGAAAATTATGTGAACAAAACGATTGAGGAATTTGGTCGAATCGACATGTTCTTCAATAATGCCGGAATCGCTGGTCCTGGTGTCAAATTAATTGAACATACTATTGAACAGTTTGACCAAATCATTGATATTAACCTGAGAAGTGTATTTTACGGATTAAAATATGTGATTACCGAAATGCTCAAAACAGGTGGTGGTTCGATTGTCAATACAGCATCTACAGCAGGTATCGTGGGTGTTCAAGCAGTCGCGCCGTATGCAGCAACGAAGCATGGCGTAGTTGGACTGACACGTACAGCGGCCATTGAGTATGGTAAAGATAACATTCGTGTGAATGCCATTGCACCAGGTACGATTGAAACTCCAATGGTAGTTCAGTTCGGGAAGGATAATCCTGAAGTATTCAAAGCGACCCTTGACAGCATTCCATCCGGTCGTCTCGGTAAGCCTGAAGAGATTGCGAATCTGGTATCCTTCCTGCTGGGAGACGAAGCTCCTTATATTAATGGTGCTGTTTATCCCATTGATGGTGCTGTAACTGCACAATAA
- a CDS encoding MFS transporter has product MSNTWKIYVLALVSFLVGTSEYVIAGILDRISDTMNISLIAAGQLITIFSLVYALGTPIIIALTSRMDRRKLLLYFLGIFVVGNILAYLLPGYGLFIAARVLMALGAGVVVVTALTVAAKIAPAGKQASSIATVITGFTASLIVGVPLGRMIAAAWDWKLIFAGIAILGLIAMVVIASTIPPSEGETPVPLKKQLALLKQPRIGFALLVSFFWLGGYSIAYTYISPYLVSVAGMGETLLSSALLAFGIASLIGSKSGGYSADRMGVKRTLILGMALHIVSLLMLNITAHSSVAIFIVLILWSFAAWSSGPTQQYNLVTMAPESSGIMLSLNSSVMQLAMAAGAGIGGIAVSAVSLSSITWIGAVVVLIAMIIIILTYRPANATTVQSESSNVA; this is encoded by the coding sequence ATGTCTAACACATGGAAAATCTATGTCCTGGCCTTGGTCAGCTTTCTTGTAGGGACCTCCGAATATGTTATTGCGGGCATTCTGGATCGAATTTCGGACACCATGAATATATCATTGATTGCTGCAGGACAGCTGATTACCATTTTTTCACTCGTTTATGCACTGGGTACGCCCATCATCATTGCCTTAACTTCTCGAATGGATCGACGTAAGTTACTGCTCTACTTTCTGGGGATTTTTGTCGTTGGTAACATCTTGGCTTACCTGCTGCCTGGATATGGGCTCTTTATCGCTGCACGAGTCCTCATGGCGTTAGGAGCCGGAGTTGTCGTAGTTACAGCCTTGACAGTTGCTGCCAAAATAGCGCCCGCAGGCAAACAGGCCAGCTCCATTGCAACAGTCATTACCGGATTTACCGCATCCCTGATCGTAGGCGTTCCACTGGGAAGAATGATTGCTGCAGCTTGGGATTGGAAACTGATTTTTGCAGGTATTGCGATTTTGGGTTTGATCGCCATGGTTGTTATCGCATCTACGATCCCACCATCTGAAGGGGAAACACCGGTTCCTTTGAAAAAACAATTGGCCCTGCTTAAACAACCTCGTATTGGATTTGCGCTGCTTGTCAGCTTTTTCTGGTTAGGAGGCTATTCCATTGCGTATACCTACATTTCACCTTATCTGGTATCTGTCGCAGGCATGGGCGAAACGTTGTTAAGTTCAGCCTTGCTGGCTTTTGGTATCGCAAGTCTGATTGGTTCCAAATCAGGAGGATACAGCGCCGATCGTATGGGAGTAAAGCGAACACTCATCCTTGGAATGGCCCTGCATATCGTAAGTCTGCTGATGCTGAATATCACGGCTCATTCAAGTGTGGCCATCTTCATTGTGTTGATTCTATGGTCCTTCGCCGCCTGGTCTTCCGGCCCAACACAGCAATATAATCTAGTTACAATGGCTCCGGAATCGTCCGGAATTATGTTGAGTCTGAACAGTTCTGTTATGCAACTGGCCATGGCTGCCGGAGCCGGCATCGGGGGAATCGCCGTCAGCGCAGTTTCTTTGTCATCCATCACCTGGATTGGAGCAGTAGTGGTGTTGATTGCAATGATCATCATCATTCTTACCTATCGTCCGGCAAATGCCACAACAGTACAGAGCGAATCTTCCAATGTGGCATGA
- a CDS encoding ArsR/SmtB family transcription factor: protein MQSNPIDTEQAVKIHKALGEQTRYKIIQILSGESNLCPADLENRLVTVALSTLSHHLKQLSDCGLLTSQKKGTYIYYSLNTDTVQRVAPYLLDK, encoded by the coding sequence ATGCAATCCAATCCGATTGATACTGAACAGGCCGTCAAAATTCATAAAGCTCTGGGTGAACAAACGCGATACAAGATCATTCAGATCCTTTCGGGTGAAAGCAATCTGTGTCCTGCTGATTTGGAAAATCGGCTTGTAACGGTAGCGCTCTCCACTTTATCACATCACTTGAAGCAGCTATCCGATTGTGGTTTGTTAACATCACAAAAGAAAGGTACTTATATTTACTACAGTCTGAATACGGATACTGTACAGAGAGTTGCTCCTTATCTGTTGGATAAATAA
- a CDS encoding cytochrome P450 family protein — translation MSTNETSQPEFFTREFTQNPYPVYEKLRQNDPIYRVLFPHGDFGWIITRYEDAVEVLKDNRFSKDVIKRYGPDQQNIFVHNMLFSDPPDHRRLRGLVQKAFTPRLIEGMRSHIQEIADDLLDNLKSSDKMNLIDEYAFPLPIIVISEILGVPLEDQDKFRVWSNSIIDATSAEHSEVFEKHAKEFIDYLNAWFAKVREQPGNDLISQLVVAEESGEQLSENELLGVVALLIIAGHETTVNLIGNGVLALLEHPDQRDLLIKQPELIHNAVEEMLRYNGPVEFSTSRWASEDIEFHGHHIAEGELVIVALDSANRDEEKFKDADVFDITREKSAHLAFGKGIHLCLGAPLARLEGEIAINTLLRRFPDMHLQADVKELEWRPGMIVRGVKEIPVQLK, via the coding sequence TTGAGTACAAATGAAACCTCACAACCTGAGTTCTTCACCCGAGAATTTACACAGAATCCCTACCCCGTATATGAAAAGCTGAGACAGAATGATCCCATTTACAGAGTTCTGTTCCCTCATGGTGATTTCGGTTGGATTATTACCCGATATGAGGATGCAGTCGAAGTATTGAAAGACAACCGCTTCAGTAAGGATGTCATTAAACGTTACGGTCCAGATCAACAAAATATATTCGTGCATAATATGCTTTTTTCTGATCCACCTGATCATCGCCGGTTGCGTGGACTCGTACAGAAGGCTTTTACTCCGAGGCTTATTGAGGGAATGAGAAGCCATATTCAGGAAATTGCCGACGATCTTTTGGATAATCTCAAGTCCTCGGACAAGATGAATCTGATTGATGAGTATGCCTTTCCATTACCGATCATTGTGATCAGTGAGATTCTGGGTGTGCCTCTTGAAGATCAGGATAAATTCCGTGTATGGTCCAATTCGATTATCGATGCGACAAGTGCGGAGCATTCCGAAGTATTTGAGAAGCATGCCAAGGAATTCATTGATTACCTAAATGCCTGGTTTGCCAAAGTACGTGAGCAACCAGGTAACGATCTGATCAGTCAGCTCGTTGTGGCAGAGGAATCAGGAGAACAACTATCCGAAAATGAATTGCTTGGTGTTGTCGCTCTGCTGATCATCGCCGGACACGAAACAACGGTTAACCTCATCGGCAATGGTGTACTTGCCCTTTTGGAGCACCCGGATCAACGAGACCTTCTGATTAAGCAGCCTGAGTTAATTCATAATGCTGTTGAAGAAATGCTGCGTTATAATGGTCCGGTTGAATTCAGCACGTCCCGCTGGGCATCTGAGGACATTGAATTTCATGGACATCATATCGCTGAAGGTGAACTTGTTATTGTAGCGCTGGATTCAGCCAATCGGGATGAAGAGAAATTTAAGGATGCGGATGTGTTTGACATCACTCGTGAGAAGAGTGCACATTTGGCTTTTGGCAAAGGCATTCATCTCTGTCTGGGAGCCCCTCTCGCGCGACTGGAAGGTGAGATTGCTATTAATACGCTGCTGCGCCGCTTTCCCGATATGCATCTGCAGGCGGATGTTAAAGAACTTGAATGGAGACCCGGGATGATTGTTCGAGGTGTCAAGGAAATCCCTGTACAGCTTAAATAG
- a CDS encoding aldo/keto reductase, with amino-acid sequence MSKSKLPLHHHQIPASPLVLGCMRFGGDWDGLPITEDLVMEGHKAVEAALEIGINHYDLADIYTRGKAEYVLGRVLSEQKSLRNQIILQSKCGIRLVGDDEGPQRYDSSGKHILASVDGILKRLGVEYLDILLLHRPDPLAHPQEIGDALARLHQAGKVRHFGVSNMGSEQIRLLQLHSSVPLIVNQLEMSLDKIGFVEAGVTVNRPQAKENVFPYGTMEYCQAEQIQLQAWGPLAQGRFTGRVIDGQRPEIEDTAKLVQRMAKERGVTPEVIVLAWLMKHPAGIQPVIGSIRPERILACRDAANTELTRYEWYELYSASCGRRM; translated from the coding sequence ATGTCCAAATCAAAACTTCCCCTGCACCATCACCAAATTCCTGCAAGTCCACTTGTACTTGGCTGTATGCGCTTTGGAGGTGATTGGGATGGTCTCCCGATTACTGAAGATCTTGTAATGGAAGGTCACAAGGCTGTGGAAGCAGCCCTTGAAATAGGCATTAACCATTATGATCTGGCGGATATCTACACACGGGGCAAAGCAGAGTATGTGTTAGGCCGCGTCCTATCAGAGCAGAAAAGCTTGAGGAATCAGATCATTCTGCAGTCCAAGTGTGGCATACGTCTCGTTGGTGATGACGAAGGGCCCCAAAGATACGATTCTTCAGGTAAACATATTCTAGCGAGTGTTGATGGTATTCTTAAACGTTTGGGGGTAGAGTATCTGGACATCTTATTGCTCCATCGCCCGGATCCACTTGCACATCCACAAGAAATTGGCGACGCCCTGGCGAGACTTCATCAAGCAGGAAAAGTACGTCATTTCGGTGTATCCAACATGGGCTCAGAACAGATACGTCTTCTCCAGTTGCATAGCAGCGTGCCCTTAATTGTAAACCAGCTTGAAATGAGTTTGGACAAAATCGGATTTGTGGAGGCAGGAGTAACCGTTAATCGACCGCAAGCCAAAGAAAATGTCTTTCCCTATGGGACGATGGAATATTGTCAGGCGGAGCAAATTCAATTGCAGGCATGGGGCCCGCTGGCACAGGGCCGGTTTACGGGCAGGGTCATTGATGGACAACGCCCGGAAATTGAGGACACGGCCAAATTGGTTCAGCGGATGGCAAAGGAGCGAGGTGTTACACCGGAAGTAATTGTATTGGCTTGGTTAATGAAACATCCCGCAGGAATTCAACCCGTGATCGGTTCAATTCGTCCAGAGCGTATTCTGGCCTGTCGGGACGCTGCCAACACGGAACTTACACGGTATGAGTGGTACGAGCTATACTCCGCTTCATGTGGTAGAAGAATGTAG
- a CDS encoding ATP-binding protein, translating to MEMLKPPAETLYETELRALREEDTGKRPPNWLLSPVYVRDFIIGRDKPAILDGEEVPITRKYYGNDVLIERAVVTLAGNRGLMLVGEPGTAKTMLSELLTAAISGTSLNTIQGTAGTTEDMIKYSWNYAMLLDKGPSEAALVPSPLYNGMKKGILTRFEEITRCPAEAQDSLISILSDKVMSIPELDGGVLFAKPGFNVIATANIRDKGVNEMSGALKRRFNFETIKPISSVKMEAEIIESQARSLLLHSGIDTEINSDVVELLATTFMELRTGMTREGYKLDTPQASMSTAEAVSVYVQSAMTSYYYEDKGVALDRLVQNMLGTIAKESDKDLSILKTYFSKVVKERSREDGIWKDYYEEKKWIG from the coding sequence ATGGAGATGCTCAAGCCACCCGCCGAGACATTATATGAGACAGAATTAAGAGCCCTGCGAGAGGAAGATACGGGAAAACGCCCTCCAAATTGGCTGCTGTCGCCAGTCTATGTCAGAGATTTTATTATTGGGAGGGATAAACCTGCAATCTTGGACGGAGAAGAGGTTCCCATTACACGAAAATATTATGGCAACGATGTACTGATTGAACGTGCAGTGGTGACTTTGGCAGGCAATCGGGGCTTGATGCTGGTAGGGGAACCCGGAACAGCCAAGACCATGCTCAGTGAATTGCTGACCGCAGCCATTTCCGGAACCAGCCTGAACACGATTCAGGGTACGGCAGGTACAACCGAAGACATGATTAAATATTCATGGAATTACGCGATGCTGCTTGATAAAGGCCCATCCGAAGCGGCACTTGTTCCATCACCGCTGTATAACGGAATGAAGAAGGGGATCCTTACCCGTTTTGAGGAGATTACACGTTGTCCTGCTGAAGCACAGGATAGTTTGATCAGTATTTTGAGCGACAAGGTGATGAGTATTCCTGAGTTGGATGGTGGCGTACTGTTTGCCAAACCGGGATTTAACGTGATCGCTACAGCGAACATTCGCGATAAGGGTGTAAATGAAATGAGTGGTGCGTTAAAGCGCCGCTTCAATTTTGAGACGATCAAGCCGATCAGCAGTGTAAAAATGGAAGCTGAAATTATTGAATCTCAGGCGCGCAGTCTGTTATTACATAGCGGAATAGACACCGAAATTAATTCGGATGTGGTTGAATTGCTGGCCACGACATTTATGGAGCTTCGTACCGGGATGACGCGGGAAGGTTACAAGCTGGATACTCCACAAGCGTCCATGAGTACCGCTGAAGCCGTTTCTGTATATGTGCAGAGTGCCATGACTTCCTATTATTACGAGGACAAGGGAGTCGCATTGGACCGACTGGTGCAAAACATGCTGGGGACGATAGCCAAAGAAAGTGACAAGGATCTGTCCATTCTCAAAACCTACTTTTCCAAGGTCGTGAAGGAGCGTTCCAGAGAAGACGGGATTTGGAAAGATTACTACGAGGAAAAGAAATGGATCGGTTAA